Proteins encoded together in one Psilocybe cubensis strain MGC-MH-2018 chromosome 8, whole genome shotgun sequence window:
- a CDS encoding Cytochrome P450 monooxygenase virE: MSLVGTVVTQSINLALKTTLACILLIGAYFLSPIALRRFVKDKDGNTIPPGPPTRYAYLRKYAERALDSWAKQYGDLFSIWMGSQLFVIISDPQVAKDLFVTNGAIFSSRKRYFMKSQVILRGRAITGSPYGNTWRQHRRLATLALSPKSMEGHADIMDYEAHMLMKALYEESQRGTTPLNTTQATGRYALNNMLILSFGIRTTSLDDPLVAKALRLTMEFMELTGPWANVIDFFEILQYIPTPKKARGHQLYADMVDTYGSMLLQFKTKMLAGEEVPDCLIKTLLENQESEKLDWEDICMLSAVFTLGGVHSVSGMIQWFIATLPSHPEICAKAQEELDRVIGRDRWPTIEDEFNLPYVRAIIKELERLHAPFWNATPHFTTEDFSYKGHYIPKDTVVILNCYTIHHNEIRYPDPFSFNPDRYLDDGLSCNESSKLSDPMARDHWAFGAGRRICPGIQTAERELWLVCSRLLWSFNFKSVPNEPISLEEYDGLSGRTPKPFRVHLTPRFEGVSKILDSAEDVPFYL; the protein is encoded by the exons ATGTCGTTAGTTGGAACTGTTGTGACTCAGTCCATCAACCTAGCTCTAAAG ACAACTCTTGCATGTATACTGCTTATTGGAGCATATTTTCTAAGCCCCATCGCACTTCGTCGCTTTGTAAAGGACAAAGACGGAAATACAATCCCTCCCGGCCCCCCAACACGATACGCCTACCTGCGCAAATATGCTGAGCGTGCACTGGATAGTTGGGCAAAGCAGTATGGGGACCTCTTCTCCATTTGGATGGGCAGTCAACTATTTGTGATCATCTCGGATCCGCAAGTTGCCAAGGATCTGTTCGTCACCAACGGAGCAATATTTTCGAGCCGGAAGCGATACTTCATGAAAAGCCAGGTTATTCTTAGAGGACGCGCTATCACTGGCTCTCCGTATGGGAACACGTGGAGACAACATCGACGTCTTGCGACTCTGGCCCTTAGTCCCAAATCAATGGAGGGACATGCAGATATTATGGACTACGAGGCTCATATGCTGATGAAAGCTCTTTATGAGGAAAGTCAACGAGGAACAACCCCATTGAATACGACACAAGCTACTGGAAGATATGCGTTGAA TAACATGCTCATACTTTCCTTTGGGATTCGAACTACCTCACTGGACGATCCTTTGGTTGCAAAGGCCCTGAGACTGACTATggaatttatggaacttacTG GACCGTGGGCGAATGTAATTGACTTCTTCGAGATTCTTCAGTACATTCCTACTCCAAAAAAAGCAAGAGGACATCAACTATATGCCGATATGGTGGACACCTACGGGTCAATgcttctccagttcaagacCAAGATGTTAGCCGGGGAGGAAGTTCCCGATTGTTTGATCAAAACTCTTCTTGAGAATCAGGAGTCGGAAAAGCTCGACTGGGAAGATATCTGCATGTTGTCAGCTGTATTTACATTGGGAGGAGTACATTCG GTTTCTGGAATGATCCAATGGTTTATTGCAACTCTCCCTTCACATCCCGAAATATGTGCAAAAGCGCAAGAAGAACTGGACAGAGTAATTGGACGTGATCGCTGGCCTACTATTGAGGACGAGTTTAATCTCCCATATGTCCGAGCTATAATCAAAGAG TTGGAACGACTACACGCGCCATTTTGGAATGCAACACCTCATTTTACAACCGAAGATTTCTCCTACAAGGGACACTATATACCCAAAGACACTGTCGTGATCCTGAACTGCTATACTATCCATCATAATGAAATTAGATATCCTGATCC ATTTTCCTTCAATCCTGACCGGTATCTCGATGACGGTCTTAGCTGTAACGAATCTTCAAAACTCTCTGATCCAATGGCTCGTGATCATTGGGCATTTGGAGCCGG GAGGCGAATATGTCCCGGAATTCAAACGGCAGAACGCGAGCTATGGCTAGTGTGTTCACGTTTACTCTGGTCGTTCAACTTCAAATCCGTTCCGAACGAGCCAATTAGTTTGGAGGAATATGATGGACTATCTGGTCGTACTCCAAAGCCGTTTAGAGTGCATTTGACCCCTCGTTTCGAAGGCGTTTCTAAGATTTTGGATAGCGCCGAAGATGTTCCTTTTTACCTTTGA